Proteins from a genomic interval of Salmo salar chromosome ssa14, Ssal_v3.1, whole genome shotgun sequence:
- the agxtb gene encoding alanine--glyoxylate and serine--pyruvate aminotransferase b isoform X2, protein MYEIMNDIKKGIQYAFQTQNNMTIAMSGSGHAAMECAVFNTVEPGESVLVAVNGIWGERVAEIAERMGANVHIMVKAPGGVFSNEEIEKALAKHKPVLFFLTHGESSAGLAHPVDGIGDLCRKHNTLFLVDAVASLGASPIFMDQQNIDILYTGSQKALNAPPGTAPISFNERACQKMFNRKTKPVSYLFDMAHLSNYWGNDGQPARLYHHTGPVSGFFSLRESLAILVEKGLEESWRHHREVAGYLWKGLEDMGLKLFIQNKDLRLPSVTTISIPEGYNWREMLQYIMKHHNMEMTGGLGPSTGMVMRLGLMGYNCQKTNADMALAALADALKNCKKSKA, encoded by the exons ATGTACGAG ATCATGAACGACATCAAGAAGGGGATCCAGTACGCTTTTcagacacagaacaacatgacGATAGCGATGAGCGGCTCCGGACACGCAGCCATGGAGTGCGCCGTCTTCAACACGGTAGAACCCGGGGAGAGCGTGCTCGTGGCTGTCAATGGAATATGGGGAGAGCGCGTGGCTGAAATCGCCGAAAGAATGG GTGCCAATGTTCACATCATGGTAAAAGCACCGGGTGGAGTTTTCAGCAATGAAGAAATTGAAAAG GCCCTGGCCAAACACAAGCCCGTTCTGTTCTTCCTCACACATGGAGAGTCCTCTGCTGGCCTCGCCCACCCCGTCGACGGCATTGGAGACCTCTGCCGCAA acacaaTACCCTGTTTCTAGTAGATGCTGTCGCGTCTCTTGGGGCGTCGCCTATTTTCATGGACCAGCAGA ATATTGACATCCTGTATACTGGCTCTCAAAAGGCATTGAATGCACCTCCTGGCACAGCACCCATCTCCTTCAACGAAAGAGCATG CCAGAAGATGTTCAACAGGAAAACCAAACCAGTGTCCTACCTCTTTGACATGGCTCACTTGTCTAACTATTGGGGAAATGATGGTCAACCAGCCAGACT ATACCACCATACAGGACCAGTGTCGGGGTTCTTTTCCCTGAGGGAAAGTCTTGCTATTCTTGTTGAGAAG GGACTGGAGGAGTCCTGGAGGCACCACAGGGAGGTGGCAGGGTACCTCTGGAAGGGCCTGGAAGACATGGGGCTCAAGCTATTCATCCAGAACAAG GACCTTAGGCTGCCCTCCGTCACCACCATTTCCATTCCTGAGGGCTACAACTGGAGAGAGATGCTGCAGTACATTATGAAGCACCACAATATGGAGATGACTGGGGGCCTGGGGCCCTCCACTGGCATG GTGATGCGCTTGGGTCTGATGGGATACAACTGCCAGAAGACCAATGCAGACATGGCACTGGCTGCCTTAGCCGACGCTTTGAAGAACTGCAAAAAGAGCAAAGCATAA
- the agxtb gene encoding alanine--glyoxylate and serine--pyruvate aminotransferase b isoform X1 — translation MMQRTLFRRGALLAQKAAVEVSLLPMSAPLQPRLDRAMSSVTIPPPECMLRPLEVPFRYLFGPGPSNVPPRVLAAGGRGIIGHLHPEMYEIMNDIKKGIQYAFQTQNNMTIAMSGSGHAAMECAVFNTVEPGESVLVAVNGIWGERVAEIAERMGANVHIMVKAPGGVFSNEEIEKALAKHKPVLFFLTHGESSAGLAHPVDGIGDLCRKHNTLFLVDAVASLGASPIFMDQQNIDILYTGSQKALNAPPGTAPISFNERACQKMFNRKTKPVSYLFDMAHLSNYWGNDGQPARLYHHTGPVSGFFSLRESLAILVEKGLEESWRHHREVAGYLWKGLEDMGLKLFIQNKDLRLPSVTTISIPEGYNWREMLQYIMKHHNMEMTGGLGPSTGMVMRLGLMGYNCQKTNADMALAALADALKNCKKSKA, via the exons ATGATGCAGCGGACTTTGTTTCGCAGGGGAGCGCTGCTGGCGCAAAAGGCGGCTGTGGAGGTATCACTGCTCCCGATGAGCGCGCCTCTCCAGCCGCGCCTTGACCGTGCCATGTCCTCGGTGACCATCCCGCCCCCGGAGTGCATGCTCCGGCCGCTCGAGGTTCCTTTCCGCTACCTGTTCGGACCAGGACCGTCCAACGTGCCGCCCCGCGTTTTAGCCGCAGGTGGTAGGGGAATTATCGGCCATTTGCACCCAGAAATGTACGAG ATCATGAACGACATCAAGAAGGGGATCCAGTACGCTTTTcagacacagaacaacatgacGATAGCGATGAGCGGCTCCGGACACGCAGCCATGGAGTGCGCCGTCTTCAACACGGTAGAACCCGGGGAGAGCGTGCTCGTGGCTGTCAATGGAATATGGGGAGAGCGCGTGGCTGAAATCGCCGAAAGAATGG GTGCCAATGTTCACATCATGGTAAAAGCACCGGGTGGAGTTTTCAGCAATGAAGAAATTGAAAAG GCCCTGGCCAAACACAAGCCCGTTCTGTTCTTCCTCACACATGGAGAGTCCTCTGCTGGCCTCGCCCACCCCGTCGACGGCATTGGAGACCTCTGCCGCAA acacaaTACCCTGTTTCTAGTAGATGCTGTCGCGTCTCTTGGGGCGTCGCCTATTTTCATGGACCAGCAGA ATATTGACATCCTGTATACTGGCTCTCAAAAGGCATTGAATGCACCTCCTGGCACAGCACCCATCTCCTTCAACGAAAGAGCATG CCAGAAGATGTTCAACAGGAAAACCAAACCAGTGTCCTACCTCTTTGACATGGCTCACTTGTCTAACTATTGGGGAAATGATGGTCAACCAGCCAGACT ATACCACCATACAGGACCAGTGTCGGGGTTCTTTTCCCTGAGGGAAAGTCTTGCTATTCTTGTTGAGAAG GGACTGGAGGAGTCCTGGAGGCACCACAGGGAGGTGGCAGGGTACCTCTGGAAGGGCCTGGAAGACATGGGGCTCAAGCTATTCATCCAGAACAAG GACCTTAGGCTGCCCTCCGTCACCACCATTTCCATTCCTGAGGGCTACAACTGGAGAGAGATGCTGCAGTACATTATGAAGCACCACAATATGGAGATGACTGGGGGCCTGGGGCCCTCCACTGGCATG GTGATGCGCTTGGGTCTGATGGGATACAACTGCCAGAAGACCAATGCAGACATGGCACTGGCTGCCTTAGCCGACGCTTTGAAGAACTGCAAAAAGAGCAAAGCATAA